Proteins from a single region of Haloterrigena alkaliphila:
- the udk gene encoding uridine kinase: MSIPSFAIGIAGGTGAGKTTVARTVAETVGEAVTRIPIDNYYKDLSHLTYEERADVNYDHPSAFEWDLLREQLDALLMGQPVEMPQYDFEVHNRKDERVTVEPTDVIVLEGILSLYDEDILEMLDLRVYVMTDADVRILRRIDRDVLERGRDLEGVIEQYLETVKPMHEQFVEPTKKNADVIIPEGANRMAVDLLTEKIQAELVSDGREPGDEPDSELSFEGPTTE, from the coding sequence ATGAGCATTCCGTCGTTCGCTATCGGGATCGCCGGCGGGACGGGAGCCGGAAAGACGACCGTCGCGCGGACCGTCGCCGAGACGGTCGGCGAAGCGGTCACCCGTATTCCGATCGACAACTACTACAAAGATCTCTCGCACCTCACGTACGAAGAGCGAGCGGACGTCAACTACGATCACCCGTCGGCCTTCGAGTGGGACCTCCTCCGGGAGCAACTGGACGCCCTGCTCATGGGTCAGCCGGTCGAGATGCCCCAGTACGACTTCGAAGTCCACAACCGCAAGGACGAGCGCGTCACGGTCGAGCCGACGGACGTGATCGTCCTGGAGGGTATCCTCTCGCTGTACGACGAGGATATCCTCGAGATGCTGGATCTCCGCGTTTACGTGATGACCGACGCGGACGTCCGGATCCTGCGACGGATCGACCGCGACGTCCTCGAGCGCGGCCGCGATCTGGAGGGGGTGATCGAGCAGTACCTCGAAACGGTCAAACCGATGCACGAGCAGTTCGTCGAACCGACGAAGAAGAACGCGGACGTGATCATTCCCGAAGGGGCGAACCGAATGGCGGTCGACCTGTTGACCGAGAAGATTCAGGCCGAACTCGTCAGCGACGGCCGCGAGCCGGGAGATGAACCCGACTCCGAACTGTCATTCGAGGGTCCGACGACGGAGTAA
- a CDS encoding NUDIX hydrolase, translated as MVSRPPTFCPDCGTRLETTTVDDRDRKRCPACETVVWHNPVPCASVAVVDRSRPDPAVLCVERGVPPGVGEWTLPGGHMEIGEEPPETAVRELEEETGVAVDPEALEILSASAMAPRDGKHVVTVHYVADRAEATGEPVAGSDATTARFRTPAEFDASDERFRPVHEERFREAAAVFE; from the coding sequence ATGGTCAGCCGACCGCCGACGTTCTGTCCCGACTGTGGAACCCGTCTCGAGACGACCACCGTCGACGACCGCGACCGAAAGCGCTGTCCGGCCTGCGAGACCGTCGTCTGGCACAATCCGGTCCCCTGCGCCAGCGTCGCGGTCGTCGACCGCTCGCGGCCCGACCCCGCGGTGCTCTGCGTCGAACGCGGCGTGCCGCCCGGCGTCGGCGAGTGGACCCTCCCCGGCGGCCACATGGAAATCGGCGAGGAGCCGCCCGAGACCGCCGTCCGCGAACTCGAGGAGGAGACCGGCGTCGCCGTCGATCCCGAGGCGCTCGAGATCCTGAGCGCGTCCGCGATGGCGCCGCGGGACGGCAAACACGTCGTCACGGTCCACTACGTCGCCGACCGCGCGGAGGCCACAGGCGAGCCGGTGGCCGGCAGCGACGCGACGACCGCGCGGTTCCGGACGCCGGCGGAGTTCGACGCCTCCGACGAGCGGTTCCGACCCGTCCACGAGGAGCGGTTCCGGGAGGCCGCCGCGGTCTTCGAGTGA
- a CDS encoding pyridoxal-phosphate dependent enzyme, producing MPSDLICPNCETIYEAGPNEPWRCSCGHALEFIERPHPKGDPLPLHSLDTTDGLWTFFEFLPIEKRVTFHEGFTPLVDAPEWGAQFKLEYVFPTGSFKDRGATTTLSRAVELGVDKVVEDSSGNAGAAIATYAARAGLEADIYVPADVKQSKLMAIQRADARPVRVEGDREDVTAACIDAAESGEGWYASHAWNPAFYAGTMTVAFEIAAQQGWSVPDAVVLPIGHGTLFLGAYRGFTLLNEAGIVDGMPRLLGAQAAGYAPIVDELGGETTDEDGEGTDIADGIKIAEPARKDEILRAIDETGGDAIALGSDPIETALDRLHRGGFYVEPTCAVAPAALEEFRELDVIDADDDVVVPLTGSGLKTL from the coding sequence ATGCCATCCGATCTCATCTGTCCGAACTGCGAGACGATCTACGAGGCGGGTCCGAACGAACCGTGGCGCTGTTCCTGCGGCCACGCCCTCGAGTTCATCGAGCGGCCCCACCCGAAGGGTGATCCGCTGCCCCTGCACAGCCTCGACACCACCGACGGGCTCTGGACCTTCTTCGAGTTCCTCCCCATCGAGAAACGCGTGACCTTCCACGAGGGCTTTACGCCCCTCGTCGACGCGCCCGAGTGGGGCGCGCAGTTCAAACTCGAGTACGTGTTCCCGACCGGATCCTTCAAGGACCGCGGCGCGACGACGACGCTCTCCCGCGCGGTCGAACTCGGCGTCGACAAGGTCGTCGAGGACTCCTCGGGCAACGCCGGCGCCGCCATCGCGACCTACGCGGCCCGCGCGGGCCTCGAGGCGGACATCTACGTCCCGGCGGACGTCAAGCAGTCGAAGCTGATGGCCATCCAGCGGGCCGACGCCCGCCCGGTTCGGGTCGAGGGCGACCGCGAGGACGTGACCGCGGCCTGTATCGACGCCGCCGAGTCGGGCGAGGGCTGGTACGCCAGCCACGCCTGGAACCCGGCGTTTTACGCGGGCACGATGACCGTCGCGTTCGAGATCGCCGCCCAGCAGGGCTGGTCGGTTCCGGACGCCGTCGTGCTTCCGATCGGCCACGGGACGCTGTTCCTCGGAGCCTATCGGGGATTCACGCTGCTCAACGAGGCCGGCATCGTCGACGGGATGCCGCGCCTGCTCGGCGCGCAGGCGGCGGGCTACGCCCCGATCGTCGACGAACTCGGCGGCGAAACGACCGACGAGGACGGCGAGGGGACCGACATCGCTGACGGGATCAAGATCGCCGAACCCGCGCGAAAGGACGAGATCCTCCGGGCCATCGACGAGACCGGCGGCGACGCCATCGCGCTCGGCTCCGATCCCATCGAGACCGCGCTCGACCGACTCCACCGGGGCGGGTTCTACGTCGAACCCACCTGCGCGGTCGCCCCCGCGGCGCTCGAGGAGTTTCGGGAACTGGACGTTATCGACGCCGACGACGACGTCGTCGTCCCATTGACCGGAAGTGGACTGAAAACGCTTTGA
- a CDS encoding succinylglutamate desuccinylase/aspartoacylase family protein: MTTTLGTASAAPGERDTGRLEVGETRDGSSFGLPVAVINGERSGRTLYVQAASDGDELNGVGVIQRVVPRLDPADIAGTILIVGIVNYHAFQVAEHRNPIDDTKMNRAYPGNETGTSSERIAAATFDVATRADMILDLHQGSTSRMIDEVRVRCGKRHRLHDDCLELAKVFGCGYILDQKGPDGQLARAAPDEGVPTVDPELGGAVGWDEESIRKGVEGVFNVLTYYDFLEGDATFESQTRARGFEQYGAPNGGLVRFQSDLGTRVDAGDTLFEVTTPFGERKAEVTADSAGILWRTRRLPQVATGEYVCSVATDIDSY; the protein is encoded by the coding sequence ATGACGACGACGCTCGGAACGGCGAGCGCGGCCCCCGGCGAGCGCGATACGGGGCGTCTCGAGGTCGGCGAAACCCGTGACGGGAGTTCCTTCGGGTTGCCAGTCGCCGTGATCAACGGCGAGCGGTCGGGACGAACGCTGTACGTGCAGGCGGCGAGCGACGGCGACGAACTCAACGGAGTCGGCGTCATCCAGCGCGTCGTCCCGCGACTCGACCCCGCCGACATCGCCGGAACGATCCTGATCGTCGGGATCGTCAACTACCACGCGTTTCAGGTGGCGGAACACCGCAATCCGATCGACGACACCAAGATGAACCGGGCCTATCCCGGCAACGAGACCGGCACCTCGAGCGAGCGGATCGCGGCCGCGACGTTCGACGTGGCGACCCGGGCGGACATGATCCTCGATCTCCACCAGGGCTCGACCAGTCGGATGATCGACGAGGTTCGCGTCCGCTGTGGAAAGCGCCATCGCCTCCACGACGACTGTCTGGAACTCGCCAAGGTCTTCGGCTGCGGCTACATTCTGGACCAGAAGGGCCCCGACGGCCAACTCGCGCGCGCCGCCCCCGACGAGGGCGTCCCGACCGTCGACCCAGAACTCGGCGGCGCCGTCGGTTGGGACGAGGAGAGCATCCGGAAGGGCGTCGAGGGCGTGTTCAACGTCCTCACCTACTACGACTTCCTCGAGGGCGACGCGACGTTCGAGTCCCAGACGCGCGCCCGCGGGTTCGAACAGTACGGTGCCCCGAACGGCGGACTCGTGCGATTCCAGTCGGATCTGGGCACTCGCGTCGACGCCGGGGACACGCTGTTCGAGGTGACGACACCGTTCGGCGAGCGGAAAGCCGAAGTGACGGCCGATAGCGCGGGCATTCTCTGGCGAACGCGCCGACTCCCGCAGGTTGCCACCGGCGAGTACGTCTGCTCCGTTGCGACCGACATCGACTCCTACTGA
- a CDS encoding MFS transporter yields MTLEQESSGSDRADPLDPFRQFLALERDVLVLSAAMFAFSLGFQMTSRYMGEYMYALGASAFVVGLFGTVGNVISAVYPYPGGAISDRIGSRYALTAFGLCSTLGFGIWLAAPLFADVAVGPASLAVVAIFVGLFFSQAWKSFGLGATFAIVKQAVPPSQLAAGFASTETFRRTAFLVGPLLAAALFYPFGSSDADVQFAFQLILLVAVVFGVVGTLVQHVLYEAEADSVGTEFEGVSQVVGDLRAMPDELRPLLVGDTLVRFANGMVYVFFVIVVTRFLEVGLTLSLPAVGTLELSPQSYFGVLLGIEMLVALLTMIPVAKAAERVGLKPVVALGFFVYAVFPILLISAPAGDGPGSAAALAVLFAFSGLRFAGLPAHKALIVGPAERGAGGRVTGTYYLLRNLIVIPSAALGGLLWGGFPNPLTGTTFGGSPTLAFAVATVVGLVGTAYFVLFGEEFEAYA; encoded by the coding sequence ATGACTCTCGAGCAGGAGTCGTCCGGATCAGACCGGGCCGATCCGCTGGACCCCTTCCGGCAGTTCCTCGCGCTCGAGCGCGACGTGCTCGTCCTCTCGGCGGCGATGTTCGCGTTCAGCCTCGGGTTCCAGATGACCAGTCGGTACATGGGCGAGTACATGTACGCGCTGGGCGCGTCGGCGTTCGTCGTCGGCCTGTTCGGGACGGTCGGCAACGTCATCAGCGCGGTCTACCCCTATCCCGGCGGGGCGATCTCAGATCGGATCGGGTCGCGGTACGCGCTGACCGCGTTCGGACTGTGTTCGACGCTGGGCTTCGGGATCTGGCTCGCCGCACCCCTGTTCGCGGACGTCGCCGTCGGCCCCGCGTCGCTCGCCGTCGTCGCGATCTTCGTCGGCCTGTTCTTCTCGCAGGCGTGGAAGTCGTTCGGGCTGGGCGCGACGTTCGCGATCGTCAAACAGGCGGTCCCGCCCTCGCAGCTGGCCGCCGGCTTCGCCAGCACCGAGACGTTCCGCCGGACCGCGTTCCTCGTCGGTCCGCTGCTCGCCGCCGCCCTCTTCTATCCGTTCGGCTCGAGCGACGCCGACGTGCAGTTCGCCTTCCAGCTGATCCTGCTCGTCGCGGTCGTCTTCGGCGTCGTCGGCACGCTCGTCCAGCACGTCCTGTACGAGGCCGAGGCGGACAGCGTCGGCACGGAGTTCGAGGGCGTCTCGCAGGTCGTCGGCGATCTGCGGGCGATGCCCGACGAACTCCGCCCGCTGCTGGTCGGCGACACCCTCGTCCGCTTCGCCAACGGGATGGTCTACGTCTTCTTCGTCATCGTCGTCACGCGCTTCCTCGAGGTCGGCCTCACCCTCTCCCTGCCGGCGGTCGGCACGCTCGAGCTCTCGCCCCAGTCGTACTTCGGCGTCCTGCTCGGTATCGAGATGCTCGTGGCTCTGCTGACGATGATCCCCGTCGCAAAGGCCGCCGAGCGCGTCGGACTGAAGCCGGTCGTCGCGCTCGGCTTCTTCGTCTACGCCGTTTTCCCGATCCTGCTGATCAGCGCTCCCGCGGGCGACGGGCCCGGCAGCGCGGCCGCACTCGCGGTCCTCTTCGCCTTTTCGGGCCTGCGATTCGCCGGGCTCCCCGCCCACAAGGCGCTGATCGTCGGCCCGGCCGAGCGGGGCGCCGGCGGTCGCGTCACTGGCACCTACTACCTCCTGCGGAACCTGATCGTCATCCCCAGCGCCGCGCTCGGCGGCCTGCTCTGGGGCGGGTTCCCGAATCCGCTGACCGGGACGACGTTCGGCGGCTCGCCGACGCTCGCGTTCGCCGTCGCGACCGTCGTCGGCCTCGTCGGGACCGCCTACTTCGTGCTGTTCGGCGAAGAGTTCGAGGCGTACGCCTGA
- a CDS encoding DUF7342 family protein, which translates to MPGAGYPNDSDAVAEERERWVRETSTRDRVYETAIQLYEPATAETVADRARCSEGAAREHLEWFSDRGIVEPIDGRPKRYQRNDAYFEWIRANELRRECTPSELETRLEDLVEDERAYLDRYGVDSPQQVDALEAGDYDSIETVWEDVGEWKTIRREIRILERARKDRDAFGGAGIVG; encoded by the coding sequence ATGCCCGGTGCCGGCTACCCGAACGATAGCGATGCCGTCGCGGAGGAGCGAGAGCGGTGGGTCCGCGAAACCTCTACCAGAGACCGCGTTTACGAAACGGCCATCCAGTTGTACGAACCGGCGACTGCCGAGACGGTCGCCGACCGGGCGCGGTGCTCGGAGGGGGCGGCTCGAGAGCACCTCGAGTGGTTCAGCGATCGCGGGATCGTCGAACCTATCGACGGGCGACCGAAACGGTACCAGCGTAACGACGCCTACTTCGAGTGGATCCGCGCGAACGAACTGCGACGAGAGTGCACCCCGAGCGAATTAGAAACGCGACTGGAGGATCTCGTCGAGGACGAGCGAGCGTACCTGGATCGGTACGGCGTCGATAGTCCTCAGCAGGTCGATGCCCTCGAAGCGGGGGACTACGATTCGATCGAGACCGTCTGGGAGGACGTCGGCGAGTGGAAGACGATCCGTCGGGAGATTCGGATCCTCGAACGCGCCCGCAAGGATCGCGACGCCTTCGGCGGCGCCGGCATCGTCGGGTGA
- a CDS encoding stage II sporulation protein M: protein MSLSDAVSATVAAFRRRPGDLLPWYLLGAAIPAVVRVVPFLAAVVGYGYLRATGRWAAITQQIGELEADPPDPQADPEAFEAWAQGFEPILEQFLTPVTLALVAATILGSLLVGIALAAAVPAGQLTACSARLRNNRGVAAGFAGARRYWLSFLGLYVLELLAWIAVALAVGIAAALVGGLLAVTTGSTLPALVVGVAAAVVAIALFAAVRAVFAFAPVAVVVDDTTALESVSNAVAFVRSRPVAAGFYYALAIGTTVAISIASGALVYVNVISVVSLVSVLLALPALDLLKTALYNDYRGRLAPPAPVERSVRTQFRDGIRHGWAEMTTFVRRTPGTHALVVALALASFWAGWAVAEPLAGSVETSIAARLEGHVPPAAALEFFGNNWTVAMTTAVSGVVLLLPALASLLFNGVFMGFFARTEVDPVELLAFVAPHGVLEIPAILVASALGIRLSVLGWRTYRGRESRTALGDALERAFWVLVGVGILLAVAAFIEGFVSPYYYELFL from the coding sequence ATGTCCCTTTCCGACGCCGTCAGCGCTACCGTCGCCGCTTTCCGTCGCCGTCCCGGTGATCTGCTGCCCTGGTACCTGCTCGGCGCCGCGATTCCCGCCGTCGTTCGCGTCGTCCCGTTTCTCGCGGCCGTCGTCGGCTACGGCTATCTCCGGGCGACCGGTCGCTGGGCGGCCATCACGCAGCAGATCGGCGAACTCGAGGCCGACCCGCCGGATCCGCAGGCCGATCCCGAGGCGTTCGAGGCGTGGGCGCAGGGGTTCGAGCCGATACTCGAGCAGTTCCTCACGCCCGTAACGCTGGCCCTCGTCGCCGCGACGATCCTCGGAAGCCTCCTCGTCGGAATCGCGCTGGCGGCGGCGGTTCCCGCCGGCCAGCTCACGGCCTGCTCGGCGCGACTGCGGAATAATCGCGGCGTCGCGGCCGGCTTCGCCGGCGCCCGTCGCTACTGGCTGTCGTTTCTCGGCCTGTACGTCCTCGAGTTGCTGGCGTGGATCGCCGTCGCGCTGGCGGTCGGCATCGCGGCGGCGCTCGTCGGCGGCCTCCTCGCGGTGACGACCGGGTCGACGCTGCCCGCGCTCGTCGTCGGCGTCGCGGCGGCGGTCGTCGCGATCGCCCTGTTCGCGGCGGTTCGAGCCGTGTTCGCGTTCGCGCCGGTCGCCGTCGTCGTCGACGATACGACCGCCCTCGAGTCGGTATCGAACGCCGTCGCGTTCGTCCGGTCGCGGCCGGTCGCGGCGGGCTTTTACTATGCTCTCGCGATCGGGACGACGGTCGCGATTTCGATCGCGTCGGGGGCGCTCGTGTACGTCAACGTCATTTCGGTCGTGTCGCTGGTCTCCGTCCTGCTCGCTCTCCCGGCGCTCGATCTCTTGAAGACGGCGCTGTACAACGACTACCGGGGCCGACTGGCGCCGCCGGCTCCGGTGGAACGGTCGGTTCGCACCCAGTTCCGGGACGGGATTCGCCACGGCTGGGCGGAGATGACGACGTTCGTCCGCCGGACCCCCGGAACGCACGCGCTCGTCGTCGCCCTCGCGCTCGCGAGTTTCTGGGCCGGCTGGGCGGTCGCCGAACCGCTCGCCGGCAGCGTCGAGACGTCGATCGCGGCCCGCCTCGAGGGGCACGTCCCGCCCGCGGCGGCCCTGGAGTTCTTCGGGAACAACTGGACGGTGGCGATGACGACGGCCGTCTCCGGCGTCGTCCTGCTCCTGCCGGCGCTCGCCTCGCTGCTGTTCAACGGCGTGTTCATGGGATTCTTCGCCCGCACCGAAGTCGATCCCGTCGAACTGCTCGCGTTCGTCGCGCCCCACGGGGTCCTCGAGATTCCGGCGATCCTCGTCGCGTCGGCGCTGGGAATCCGCCTCAGCGTTCTCGGTTGGCGGACCTACCGCGGGCGCGAGAGCCGAACGGCGCTGGGGGACGCGCTCGAGCGGGCGTTCTGGGTGCTCGTCGGCGTCGGAATCCTGCTCGCGGTCGCGGCGTTCATCGAGGGGTTCGTGAGTCCGTACTACTACGAGTTGTTCCTGTAG
- a CDS encoding nuclear transport factor 2 family protein produces the protein MDSAALVRQYYDALDSHAYETLEEDVLVPDFVQRRPDRTFEGREAFVRFMREDRPNTDTSHDLASVVVDSEGDRVAVRGRVLDDDGPLFEFADFFELANGRIVGLETYSR, from the coding sequence ATGGACTCGGCCGCCCTCGTCCGGCAGTACTACGATGCGCTCGACAGTCACGCGTACGAGACGCTCGAGGAGGACGTCCTCGTCCCCGATTTCGTCCAGCGACGGCCGGATCGAACCTTCGAGGGTCGCGAGGCGTTCGTTCGGTTCATGCGCGAGGACCGGCCGAACACCGACACCAGCCACGACCTCGCGTCGGTGGTCGTCGACAGCGAGGGCGACCGCGTCGCAGTCCGGGGACGCGTCCTCGACGACGACGGGCCGCTGTTCGAGTTCGCCGACTTCTTCGAACTCGCGAACGGCCGGATCGTCGGACTCGAGACGTATTCGCGGTAG
- a CDS encoding Rieske (2Fe-2S) protein: protein MATTDDFREIVPLDELEAEGRTLASVDGTPLAVFHHEGEIRAVDDRCPHMGFPLVEGTVDDGILTCHWHHARFELSCGDTFDPWADDVRTYPTEVRDGTVYVNPNPSREVPPDEHWAGRLETGLEENLRLVVAKSTIGLLDAGVDYRVPTATALEFGTRYRESGWGRGLTILGCMANVMDDLEPRDRKRALYTGVRHVASDCAGEPPRFEQPSFSTDEVAFDRLKSWFRDCVEVRDRDGAERCLRTAVASGRSEGEVAEIVFAAATDHPYLSTGHVLDFANTAFESLEHVGWAQAGEILTGLVEPLVTASRSDERSAWRRPVDLVALLEEVYGGDISATSGLEELASEGAETAWAPPDGLQETLLGDDPEAIVDALADAVRSGATTEELAAEVVHAAATRVARFGTANEFGDWDTVHHAFTYANAVHQSTRRTDAVELYRGVFDAACKVYLDRFLNTPSAPVPEPGDEASGREPDAVLEELLETFDAEGKVNAAGRLVAEFFDCGGDPTALKRTLGHGLLREDADFHTLQNLEAAFRQFDLADARTDERGDAVDIAPAELERRRRVPMIATARYMAAHFPTRREAEQTFSIATRLNRGEAIHED from the coding sequence ATGGCGACGACGGACGACTTCCGGGAGATCGTACCGCTGGACGAACTCGAGGCGGAGGGACGCACGCTTGCGAGCGTCGACGGCACGCCGCTGGCCGTATTCCACCACGAAGGCGAGATCCGCGCCGTGGACGACCGCTGTCCGCACATGGGGTTTCCGCTGGTCGAGGGCACCGTCGACGACGGGATCCTCACCTGTCACTGGCACCACGCTCGGTTCGAACTGTCCTGTGGGGACACGTTCGATCCGTGGGCCGACGACGTGCGGACGTATCCCACCGAGGTCCGCGACGGGACCGTCTACGTGAACCCGAACCCGTCGCGGGAGGTACCCCCGGACGAACACTGGGCCGGGCGCCTCGAGACCGGCCTCGAGGAGAACCTCCGACTCGTCGTCGCGAAGTCGACGATCGGACTGCTCGACGCCGGCGTCGACTACCGAGTGCCGACGGCGACGGCGCTGGAGTTCGGCACTCGCTACCGGGAGTCGGGGTGGGGCCGTGGACTGACGATTCTGGGGTGTATGGCGAACGTGATGGACGATCTCGAACCGCGAGATCGCAAGCGAGCGCTCTACACGGGCGTTCGCCACGTCGCGAGCGACTGCGCGGGCGAACCGCCGCGCTTCGAACAGCCGTCGTTCTCGACCGACGAGGTCGCCTTCGACCGACTGAAGTCGTGGTTCCGCGACTGCGTCGAGGTCCGCGACCGCGACGGCGCCGAGCGCTGCCTGCGCACCGCCGTCGCGTCGGGCCGCTCGGAGGGCGAGGTGGCCGAGATCGTCTTCGCCGCGGCGACCGACCATCCCTACCTCTCGACGGGTCACGTGCTCGACTTCGCCAACACGGCCTTCGAGAGCCTCGAGCACGTCGGCTGGGCGCAGGCTGGCGAGATCCTCACGGGCCTCGTGGAACCGCTCGTCACCGCCAGCCGCAGCGACGAGCGCTCGGCGTGGCGCCGGCCGGTCGATCTGGTTGCCCTGCTCGAGGAGGTCTACGGCGGCGATATCTCCGCGACGAGCGGGCTCGAGGAACTGGCAAGCGAGGGGGCGGAGACCGCGTGGGCGCCGCCGGACGGGCTCCAGGAGACGCTGCTCGGGGACGATCCGGAGGCTATCGTGGACGCGCTCGCCGACGCCGTCCGCTCGGGCGCGACGACCGAGGAACTCGCCGCCGAAGTCGTACACGCCGCCGCGACTCGTGTCGCCCGATTCGGTACCGCCAACGAGTTCGGCGACTGGGACACCGTCCACCACGCGTTCACCTACGCCAACGCGGTCCACCAGTCGACGCGGCGGACCGACGCGGTCGAACTCTACCGAGGCGTCTTCGACGCGGCCTGCAAAGTCTACCTCGATCGGTTCCTCAACACGCCGTCCGCGCCAGTCCCAGAACCCGGCGACGAGGCGTCGGGGCGCGAGCCCGACGCCGTCCTCGAGGAACTGCTCGAGACCTTCGATGCCGAGGGGAAGGTGAACGCGGCCGGCCGCCTCGTCGCCGAGTTCTTCGACTGCGGGGGCGATCCGACGGCGCTGAAGCGCACGCTGGGTCACGGACTGTTGCGCGAGGACGCCGACTTCCACACGCTGCAGAACCTCGAGGCCGCGTTCCGGCAGTTCGATCTGGCCGACGCGCGAACTGACGAGCGCGGCGACGCGGTCGACATCGCGCCGGCTGAACTCGAGCGCCGGCGCCGCGTTCCGATGATCGCGACCGCGCGCTACATGGCGGCGCACTTCCCGACCCGGCGCGAAGCCGAACAGACGTTCTCCATCGCGACGCGACTCAACCGCGGTGAGGCGATCCACGAGGACTGA
- a CDS encoding DUF367 family protein, which produces MECHVYYEGDDDPAKCTAKRLEKFDEATLYRSMGQVPYGVVLNPHAEQALSPADLEDGLGTLVALDCSWESAEAASFQMRGVHRALPFLVAANPVNYGRPFRLTTVEALAAACCIFGERERAEALLEPFRWGETFLTLNEEPLRRYSECTDSSEVVAVQDDYLADEE; this is translated from the coding sequence GTGGAGTGTCACGTCTACTACGAGGGTGACGACGATCCAGCCAAGTGCACCGCGAAGCGCCTCGAAAAGTTCGACGAGGCGACCCTCTACCGCTCGATGGGACAGGTGCCGTACGGCGTCGTCCTCAACCCCCACGCCGAGCAGGCCCTGTCGCCGGCGGACCTCGAGGACGGTCTGGGGACGCTCGTCGCCCTCGACTGCTCGTGGGAGTCCGCCGAGGCGGCCTCGTTTCAGATGCGCGGCGTTCACCGCGCGCTTCCCTTCCTCGTCGCCGCGAACCCGGTCAACTACGGCCGGCCGTTCCGGCTGACGACCGTCGAGGCGCTGGCCGCCGCCTGCTGTATCTTCGGCGAGCGCGAGCGGGCCGAGGCCCTCCTCGAGCCGTTCCGCTGGGGCGAGACCTTCCTGACGCTCAACGAGGAGCCCCTGCGCCGTTACAGCGAGTGTACCGACTCGAGCGAGGTCGTCGCGGTACAGGACGACTACCTGGCCGACGAGGAGTGA
- a CDS encoding 50S ribosomal protein L40e, which yields MPSFDAAEERTLKKMICMRCNARNPQKADRCRKCGYKNLRPKATEPRAA from the coding sequence ATGCCAAGTTTCGACGCCGCCGAGGAACGGACGCTCAAGAAGATGATCTGCATGCGCTGTAACGCCCGCAACCCACAGAAAGCCGACCGCTGCCGAAAGTGCGGTTACAAGAACCTCCGTCCCAAGGCGACGGAACCCCGCGCGGCGTAA